tcacttgaacccaggaggcggaggttgtagtgagccaagattacaccactgcactccagcctgggcaacaagaccaaaacacagtctcaaaaaaaaaagtattacaaacAAATCCAGTTCTCCTTAGACATGTTCAGTTagtagcacaatgcctggcatatgtAGATAATTAAAAGGATctcagccaggtggggtggctcacacctgtaatcccaacactctgggagaccaaggtgggagaatcacttaagtccaggagctcaagacaagccagggcaacataatgaggcctatctctacaaaaaataaaagaattagctaggcatcgtggcttgtgcctgcagtcccagctattcgagacgcttgagcccaggcggcTGAGAcagcagtgagccctgatcatgcctgagtgacagagcgaaatCATGTAtcaaaaaaaggcagggaatgGTCTGGTGAATCAATAGgtaatttatacacacacaagtaCCTGGTTCTAATACTTGTATCCAATGACAGATGACAGCTAAGCAACTATAATCTATAATCTGCACCTAGTAATAGCATCAAAACATCTATATTGTAGTCTGAATAGATCACCAATGCCCTGTATGATCAagtggaaataattttatttctccaagCGTGAATTTGAAGCACAGCCACAAATTACTTGATACTCTTCTGTGTAGATGGAACTCACTTCTAGTGAATAGAATGTGGTAGAAGTGACAATGTGTGACATCTGAgactaggtcataaaagacaCTGTCACTTCTGCCTTGCTCTCTTTTGGATCACTTACTCTAGGGAAAGCCACCTATCATGGAAAAACACTCAAGCAGCCCTTTAGGAGTTCACAAGAGGAAGTACCAAGACCTCCCCATTAACAACCAGCACtgaggccgggtgaggtggtccacgcctgtaatcccagcactttgggaggccgaggtgggtggaacacctgaagtcaggagtttgagatcagcctggccaacatggtgaaaccccatctctactaaaaatataaaaattagccaggcgtggtggtgggcacctgtaatcccagctacttgggatgctgaggcaagagatcatgccactgtactccagtctgggtgacaaagcaagattctgtctcaaaaaataaaaaaaaaaaaaaaccagcactAACCTGATCACTAACTAAAGCAAGCCAACTTGGAAGTATATCCTCCAGCCCCGCATGAGCCTTTACATGACTATCACAGGGCCAACATCCTGACTAAAACATTATGAGAAACTCAACCCAGAACCGAACAGCTCAAGGAGTCCCAAATTCCTGTCCCATTGAAACTTTGaggataataaatgtttactgctgttttaaaatacagtactACTTTTGGAGCATTTCTGTCacacagaaatatataattatataaatatatataaataatgcatCACATCTTTTTTATCTGCGGCAAAATgaaagggtttttatttttacctctaAGACCTCTCCAGCTTTACAATTCTATAATATCACAACTcccacaagaagaaaaataaacacatttctcCTCCAATTCTTCTGATTAACAGCTTCTTCCTCCGATGTTTAGGAAAAATCAGGTTTAAAGTAAGaggtcaggctgggtgtggtggctcacgcctgtaatcccagcactttgggaggctgaggcagacagatcacttaaggtcaggagtttgagaccagcctggccaacatggtgaaatctcatctctactaaaaataaaaaattagatgggcatggtagtctacctgtaatcctagatactaaggaggctgagacaggaaagtcacttgaacttggggggcggaggttgcagcgagccgagatagcacccctgcactccagcccgggcgacagagtgagactctctctctcaaaacacaTACAAAACCAAAGTGAGAGGTCATATAAACTTGAGTGTCAGGCAGGTGCACTgtctcagcctgtaatcccagcactttgggaagccaaagtgggcatatcactagaggccaggagttcgagaccagcctggccaatatagcaaaacctcgtctctactaaaaatacgaaaattagctgggcgtggtgacaaacacctgtaatcccacctactcaggaggctgaggcacaagaattgtctgaacctgggaggcggaagttgcagtgagccaagattgcaccactgtactccagcctgggtgatagaggcagactgtctcaaaaaacataaaaaacttagaaaaatcaGGTTCAAAGAggtcaggccaggtgtggtggctcatgcctgtaagcactttgggaggctgaggcaggcagatcatttacTAAAAATGGAATCTGAAATCCCAGAAAACAATCTTGAAGTCAGATTTGGATGGAGAAAGCCAAAGATTCAgccaaatttacttttaaaataagtgttagggccaggtgcagtggctcttgtctgtaatgccagcactttgggaggccaaggcaggtggatcacttgaggtcaggagtttgagaccagcctggtcaacatcgtgaaaccccatctctactaaaaatacaaaaattagccaggtgtggtggcgggtgcaattccagctacttgggaggcagagacaggataattgcttgaacccaggaagcggaggttgcagtgagccaagactgccactgcactccagcctgggcaacagagcgagactccatctctaaaataaataaaatttaaaaaattaaattaaaaaataaaataaaataaaataaaaacaaaacaaaacaaaaataaaaataaaaataaaaataaaataaaaatgttagacaATGAGCATTAAACTGCTTGGTAATGGACCTAAACCTGATGATcttcaaagacaaaaattatgtcaacaaagtaacaaaagaaaCTGGGTCTGGGTCCTTCCAGACCCAAAATAAACAAGTTCAAAAGGAGTTGTGAGTCTCATGAGGGAACACACACGTACACAAATatacgtattttttaaaaaactgtatattacgcaaataatatttttcattctattACACTCAATTCTGAGAAGTCTAGGCATGTGAATTCTCAATACAGCATTTCCCTCTGTGTATCAATGGtttccaacctttttggcaccacgGACCcgttttgtggaagataatttcTCCCAGGACCCAGAGGactttgggatgattcaagcacattacatttattgtgcatgtTATAGTATCacactgtaatatataatgaaataattatacaactcaccataatgtagcattagtgggagccctgagcttgttttcctacaactagATGGTACCATCTGGGGGTGACAGGAGACAGCGATAGATCATCAAGCATTATATTCTCAtgaggagtgtgcaacctagatccctcacatgcacagttcacaacaggattcacgctcctgtgagaatctgatgctgccactgatctgacaggaggtggagttcaggtggtaatgtgagcaatggagaatggctgtaaatacagatgaagcttcactcactCATCTGcccttcacctcctgctgtgtggcccggttcctaacTGGGTACCAGTGTGCggcccaggggctggggacccTTGCTGTACTTTGTATCCAAAATGCAAGGCAGAAAggtgttttaaataaaaacatcactTTCAGTCAAAAccagcttgaattttttttagctACAAGCTTCACGAAAACCAGCTTGATTTTACACATAAACTTACTTGTTCTCTATTCCAAATCCTACTACAAATATACTAAAGAAcactctacaaaaatagaaataatgaaacaGAAGATGACAGCTATCAACACACTTTGAGtgacagaaaagggaaaaacagtAAGTAATTcagagtgaaagaaataaagttctttttttgggggggtgttttcatgggtttttgttttgtttatttcaaatactGAAAAAGTCCTTTGGGCTCTGTGGGGTTCCCCATGCTTATGGCTCCTTTCTCCCACACTCACCGCTCCCCACAGCAAATCTATTTCAAGgacagtactttttaaaatgattaacgTTGAGTTCTCAACTAGCTCTGCAGAACCAGAGGAGCTGTTTGCATCTGTCtgtacagatggagtttctttCATCTGACACCAGGTCTCTAACCACACTGAAACAAGACATTTATCTACAGAGCTCAACTAGAACTCCTCTTCATTAGTCCACTCCACTTCCTTCCCCTCACACCTACCCCACACCAGCCACGTGGTTAAGAAGGATAGTCAGGAATGTGTTTTTTACTAACTCCAAGCCCTAATTCATATTCCTCCGtatctcccacccccacccccagaatTTCATTGAGATTTCTCCCAATTGTTATTtggaaaaaaggtaaaacaaaaaaggTTCAAGGTCTTGGTGCTCAGCCCAAGGGGCTCCACGTGCCAGGGACACCAACGTGCAAGGGCTGCTGCCTCTCCAGCCTGCACCCGAGCCACCTCCTGACCCCTGGCTGCAAAAGCAAGAAGGGGCAGGAGCCAGCACAGGACTCAGGTgtggggcgggggggaggggggcagCGTCTCAGGATCTGGCGGAGCCCCAGGCAGCATCGTTCAACTTGGCCACCCGCAAGCTTGCTGGTGACGCGCGAGGACTTTCTCTGGGGCAGATCCTGTGGGGTGGGGATGTGGTCACCAGTCACCAGGTTCTTATCTGGTCCTGTACGGGGCAGCTGCTTATTCTTCATCTCGGCTTTGGCCATGTTGTAGCCTCCTGAGTCAAATTACTTTTGCCCTTTCTGGAGTCTCTTCATGAGGAAGTCGGAGCCTCCAGGCTTTTGTCCTAGGCTTGGGTATTTGGCCTTTAGCTTTGCCTCTTCAGCTCTCTCAGGGAGAATACCTTCTTTCTCCTGCATGTCCCGCTTCTCCTTGCCGATCTCCTCCGCAGggttctcttcttctttctggGACATGGCGGGACCGGGACTGGAGTGTAGGGGGCCCAGGAAGGCAACtagagaagggaagggggaggggaaacGGGGACAACCTGCGCTGCTGCTTCGGCTCCTGCCACTCGAAAGGAATAAACTTCTAACTAGCTATGAAagagatttacaaagaaaaagaaaaatcagccccacaggtcaaggctgcagtgagctagactatgccactgcactctagcccagtgACAGATCGAGAcgctgtctggaaaaaaaaaaaaaaaaaaagaaaagaaagggaaaaaaactgaaagcaagatAAGTGAAATATATGACTTAAATAGTAAACCTCCTCAAGTACCTTTCCTATCTGGTACCCCAACCACCAGACTAACATATCGCAAAGCCAAAGATTGAAAGATActt
This Theropithecus gelada isolate Dixy chromosome 13, Tgel_1.0, whole genome shotgun sequence DNA region includes the following protein-coding sequences:
- the LOC112636945 gene encoding uncharacterized protein LOC112636945, which gives rise to MAKAEMKNKQLPRTGPDKNLVTGDHIPTPQDLPQRKSSRVTSKLAGGQVERCCLGLRQILRRCPPPPRPTPESCAGSCPFLLLQPGVRRWLGCRLERQQPLHVGVPGTWSPLG